From Phragmites australis chromosome 5, lpPhrAust1.1, whole genome shotgun sequence, a single genomic window includes:
- the LOC133918468 gene encoding B-box zinc finger protein 32-like — MAADAAGKSGTRCELCGGVAAVHCAADSAFLCLRCDAKVHGANFLASRHLRRRLGAAAGAESASSSSCVSTADSAESTAAPAPAKAAAGRGRERRPRAEAVLEGWAKRMGFAAGAARRRAAAAAGALRALGRGVAAARVPLRVAMAAALWSEIASAGAVFGGEAALLGRLEAAAHVPARLVLTVASRIARAASQPSSEDAEEGWAECS, encoded by the coding sequence ATGGCTGCTGACGCGGCCGGGAAGAGTGGGACGCGGTGCGAGCTCTGCGGGGGCGTGGCCGCCGTGCACTGCGCCGCCGACTCGGCGTTCCTCTGCCTGCGCTGCGACGCCAAGGTGCACGGCGCCAACTTCCTGGCCTCCAggcacctccgccgccgcctgggCGCGGCCGCGGGAGCCGAGTCCGCGTCGAGCAGCTCCTGCGTGTCCACGGCGGACTCCGCGGAGTCgaccgcggcgccggcgccggcgaagGCGGCGGCCGGGAGGGGGCGGGAGCGGCGGCCGCGCGCGGAGGCGGTGCTCGAGGGTTGGGCCAAGCGGATGGGCTTCGCGGCCGGTGCCGCGCGCCGGCgtgcggccgcggccgcgggtGCGCTCCGGGCGCTGGGCCGGGGCGTGGCCGCCGCGCGCGTCCCGCTCCGTGTCGCGATGGCCGCCGCGCTCTGGTCGGAGATTGCCTCCGCCGGAGCCGTCTTCGGCGGGGAGGCCGCGCTGCTCGGGCGGCTCGAGGCCGCCGCACACGTGCCGGCGAGGCTGGTTCTCACCGTCGCGTCAAGGATTGCGCGCGCCGCGAGCCAGCCATCGTCCGAGGACGCCGAGGAGGGCTGGGCCGAGTGCTCCTGA